One genomic window of Verrucomicrobiia bacterium includes the following:
- the larE gene encoding ATP-dependent sacrificial sulfur transferase LarE — translation MTAGSPALAAPLDILPRDGHSARVAQAKLEQLRALVRSFGSCLTAYSGGVDSVLLAAVAHRELGDRALAAIADSPSLPRAELAEALALAQRLGFAVRVVRTREFDNPNYLANPENRCFFCKHALFEVLAPLASAEGFAVLAYGENASDLGDHRPGAKAASEFQVRAPLKEVGLTKSEIRELSALLGLPTADKPQLACLSSRIPYGESVSPEKLRMIEAAEAFLRDLGFHDVRVRHHELKSGALARLELGSAELPRLVVGDLPARVARHLAGLGYSQVTLDLQGYRRGSTLEALRTPLLRNFSTPTG, via the coding sequence ATGACGGCCGGTTCCCCGGCCCTGGCAGCCCCCCTCGACATTCTCCCCCGTGACGGGCACTCTGCTCGCGTGGCGCAGGCCAAACTCGAACAATTGCGGGCGTTGGTTCGTTCCTTCGGCTCGTGCCTCACCGCCTACTCCGGCGGCGTGGATTCCGTCCTCCTCGCCGCCGTCGCCCACCGCGAATTGGGGGATCGCGCCCTCGCCGCCATCGCCGACTCGCCCAGCCTGCCCCGCGCAGAACTCGCCGAAGCCCTCGCCCTCGCCCAACGCCTCGGTTTCGCCGTCCGTGTCGTCCGCACCCGCGAATTCGACAACCCAAACTACCTCGCCAATCCCGAAAACCGCTGCTTCTTCTGCAAACACGCCCTCTTCGAGGTCCTCGCCCCCCTGGCCTCCGCAGAAGGCTTCGCCGTCCTCGCCTACGGCGAAAATGCCAGCGACCTCGGTGACCACCGCCCCGGCGCCAAAGCCGCTTCCGAATTCCAGGTTCGCGCCCCCCTCAAGGAGGTCGGCCTCACCAAGAGCGAGATCCGCGAATTGTCCGCCCTCCTGGGCCTGCCCACCGCCGACAAGCCCCAGCTCGCCTGCCTCTCCTCCCGCATCCCCTACGGTGAGTCCGTCTCCCCCGAAAAACTGCGCATGATCGAGGCCGCCGAGGCTTTCCTCCGCGATCTCGGCTTTCACGACGTCCGGGTCCGTCATCACGAACTCAAGTCAGGCGCCCTCGCCCGCCTCGAACTGGGCTCCGCCGAACTGCCCCGCCTCGTCGTCGGCGACCTCCCCGCCCGCGTCGCCCGGCACCTCGCGGGCCTCGGCTACTCCCAGGTGACCCTCGACCTGCAGGGCTACCGCCGCGGCAGCACCCTCGAGGCCCTCCGCACCCCCCTCCTCCGCAACTTTTCCACCCCCACGGGTTAG
- a CDS encoding protease complex subunit PrcB family protein encodes MRRLASLSLALILGLLSGCAASGPPHKLTWRTLSRGLTSGISEPRRVVLHAEAPYLRLWAEHAAQADRVALPPAVNFDREMVLFVSMGTQPTGGYFIEIVDVELRGDQLRILVGERRPQPGAFQIQQLTQPYHLVALPAVHARVDFRDVRPAGVALRRNARPGDEGTPSVPTRTPRSPARSPRGASSAP; translated from the coding sequence GTGCGCCGTCTCGCCTCCCTTTCCCTCGCGCTGATCCTCGGCCTGCTGAGCGGCTGCGCGGCTTCCGGCCCTCCCCACAAACTGACCTGGCGGACGCTCTCCCGTGGACTGACCAGCGGCATCAGCGAACCCCGCCGGGTGGTCCTCCATGCGGAGGCGCCGTACCTCCGCCTGTGGGCCGAACATGCCGCCCAGGCCGACCGCGTCGCACTGCCCCCGGCCGTCAACTTCGATCGGGAAATGGTCCTCTTCGTCAGCATGGGCACCCAGCCCACCGGGGGCTACTTCATCGAAATCGTCGATGTCGAATTGCGCGGAGACCAGCTCCGAATCCTCGTCGGAGAACGCCGCCCACAGCCAGGTGCCTTCCAAATCCAGCAACTCACCCAACCGTACCACCTCGTCGCCCTTCCAGCCGTCCACGCCAGGGTCGATTTCCGGGATGTCCGGCCCGCTGGCGTCGCCCTGCGCCGTAACGCCCGACCCGGCGACGAGGGAACTCCTTCCGTCCCGACCCGAACCCCTCGATCCCCGGCCCGCTCACCGCGTGGAGCCAGTTCGGCACCCTGA
- the argH gene encoding argininosuccinate lyase — translation MATKRSSVVARSGRFSRGPAAEVAAFSESVGFDWRLWSQDIRGSIAHARMLARIGVLEAEERDAIVAGLEAIGREIAEGRFEWRRDLEDVHMNIESALTRRVAAGAKLHTARSRNDQVALDLRLWLREEIEALDSELAALQGSLVELGGRHADVLVPGYTHLQRGQPVYLAHHLLAYVEMVARDRDRMAACRERANVCPLGSGALAGTTLPIDREFVARELGFVDARGRARLSRNSMDAVSDRDFAVEFCAAAALLAVHLSRLAEDSILWASAEFGFVRIADAYTTGSSLMPQKKNPDVAELTRGKSGRVVGNLMALLTLLKGLPMTYNRDLQEDKERVFDTADTVRACVRLMAGMLANTEAVADRCEAAAGDAQLLATDLADYLVLRGMPFREAHHVVGEVVALAERKGRTLDRLELDDFQGVSRRFGPDVKEVFDLRRAMARRRQPGSPGTTEVGRELRRWRRILSAGKPGSPAAT, via the coding sequence ATGGCCACCAAACGTTCGTCCGTCGTCGCCCGGTCCGGGCGGTTCTCAAGGGGTCCCGCCGCCGAGGTGGCGGCGTTTTCGGAGTCCGTGGGGTTCGACTGGCGGCTATGGTCCCAGGACATCCGGGGTTCGATCGCCCATGCCCGGATGCTGGCGCGCATCGGGGTGCTTGAGGCGGAGGAGCGGGACGCGATTGTGGCCGGGTTGGAGGCGATCGGGCGGGAGATTGCCGAGGGAAGATTCGAGTGGCGGCGGGATCTCGAGGATGTCCACATGAACATCGAGTCGGCCCTGACGCGCCGGGTGGCGGCCGGGGCCAAGTTGCACACGGCACGATCCCGGAACGACCAGGTGGCCCTCGATCTGCGCTTGTGGCTGCGCGAGGAGATCGAGGCGCTGGACAGCGAACTCGCGGCGCTCCAGGGGAGCCTGGTGGAGCTGGGTGGGCGTCATGCGGACGTGCTGGTGCCGGGATACACGCACCTGCAGCGCGGTCAGCCGGTGTACCTGGCCCATCATCTTCTGGCGTATGTCGAGATGGTGGCCCGGGACCGGGACCGGATGGCCGCCTGCCGGGAGCGGGCGAATGTCTGTCCGCTCGGCTCCGGAGCGCTGGCGGGAACGACCCTCCCGATCGACCGGGAATTCGTGGCCAGGGAGTTGGGATTTGTGGACGCGCGTGGCAGGGCGCGACTGTCCCGAAACTCGATGGATGCGGTGAGTGACCGGGACTTCGCGGTGGAATTCTGTGCGGCTGCGGCACTGCTGGCCGTGCATCTCAGCCGTTTGGCGGAGGATTCGATTCTGTGGGCGAGCGCCGAGTTCGGGTTCGTACGAATTGCAGACGCCTACACCACCGGGTCGTCGTTGATGCCGCAGAAGAAGAACCCGGATGTTGCGGAACTGACGCGAGGCAAGAGCGGCCGGGTGGTGGGGAATCTCATGGCCCTGCTGACGCTGCTGAAGGGGCTGCCGATGACGTACAACCGGGATTTGCAGGAGGACAAGGAGCGGGTGTTCGACACCGCGGACACGGTGCGGGCCTGTGTGCGGTTGATGGCGGGGATGCTGGCCAACACCGAGGCGGTTGCGGATCGGTGCGAAGCGGCGGCAGGGGATGCCCAATTGCTGGCGACGGATCTGGCGGATTACCTGGTGTTGCGTGGCATGCCATTTCGGGAGGCCCACCATGTGGTGGGCGAGGTGGTGGCCCTGGCTGAACGCAAGGGCCGGACGCTGGACCGCCTGGAGCTGGATGACTTCCAGGGGGTATCGCGGCGGTTCGGGCCGGATGTGAAGGAGGTGTTCGACCTGCGACGGGCGATGGCCCGGAGGCGACAACCGGGGTCGCCGGGAACGACGGAGGTGGGTCGGGAGCTGAGGCGATGGAGGAGGATACTGTCGGCAGGGAAACCGGGGAGTCCTGCGGCGACGTGA
- a CDS encoding WD40 repeat domain-containing protein, with the protein MMVNTGVAAARADDPVFALPWLAKALRADAGSSTREFAHRTRIASVLQEMPDLRAIRFHQRLIQHAAFSPDGSRAATASYDGTVRVWDTATGAEIGLPRPHANPGAGLTLLFRVDFSPDGSRLVSAGNLDARLWDTASGRLLSPPLPHANEVRVARFSPDGSRILTASLDRTIRCWSATTGQPIGAPMSHEAGILVADWSPDGRLIVSGGRDRTVSVWDAATGRRLAVTPLHEGLISHVEVAPTGRYFVSASASPVFRVWHLPDATLAATLTAGRSVRQARFDPTGSHLLATESDGSARLWDWRRGTAVRSISHPGSRSAVVWVGWSANGRRVMTATAERARVWDIETGRPLTPPDPPYPYPHPR; encoded by the coding sequence ATGATGGTCAACACGGGCGTCGCCGCCGCCCGGGCGGATGACCCGGTCTTCGCCCTCCCCTGGCTCGCCAAGGCCCTGCGCGCCGATGCCGGGTCTTCCACCCGCGAGTTCGCCCACCGCACGCGCATCGCGTCCGTGCTCCAGGAGATGCCCGACCTCCGGGCAATCCGCTTCCATCAACGCCTCATTCAACACGCCGCCTTCAGCCCCGACGGCAGCCGGGCCGCCACGGCCAGCTATGACGGCACCGTGCGGGTTTGGGACACCGCTACGGGTGCCGAGATTGGATTGCCGCGCCCGCATGCCAATCCCGGTGCGGGTCTCACCCTGCTCTTCAGGGTGGACTTCAGCCCGGACGGCTCCCGCCTCGTCAGCGCCGGCAATCTCGACGCGCGCCTCTGGGACACCGCCTCCGGCCGCCTGCTGTCCCCTCCCCTTCCCCACGCCAACGAGGTCCGCGTCGCGCGCTTCAGCCCGGATGGATCCCGCATCCTGACGGCCAGTCTTGACCGCACGATCCGTTGTTGGAGTGCCACCACGGGCCAACCCATCGGTGCACCCATGTCCCATGAGGCCGGCATCCTCGTTGCCGACTGGAGCCCGGACGGCCGCCTGATCGTCAGCGGTGGCCGTGATCGAACGGTGTCCGTCTGGGACGCTGCCACAGGGCGGCGTCTGGCCGTCACCCCCCTTCACGAGGGCCTGATCTCCCATGTCGAAGTCGCGCCGACGGGCCGGTACTTCGTCTCGGCCAGCGCCTCCCCAGTCTTCCGCGTATGGCACCTCCCCGACGCCACCCTGGCGGCCACACTGACCGCAGGACGCTCCGTCCGTCAGGCACGCTTTGACCCGACCGGCAGTCACCTCCTGGCCACCGAGTCGGACGGCTCGGCCCGCCTTTGGGATTGGCGTCGAGGTACGGCCGTTCGTTCGATTTCTCACCCCGGCAGCCGCAGTGCCGTCGTCTGGGTGGGATGGTCCGCCAACGGGCGGCGCGTCATGACCGCCACGGCAGAACGCGCGCGCGTCTGGGACATCGAGACGGGCCGCCCCCTCACCCCCCCCGATCCCCCATACCCATATCCTCACCCACGCTGA
- a CDS encoding serine/threonine protein kinase gives MICATCGRSLGHPGFEGLCEVCLLTFGWMGFPDPANPGDPSDAPPSGRPGFWRRVGDYELGPEIARGGMGVVYRAREVGLDREVAVKMILAGHWASPEQVERFRVEARASARLEHPNIVPILAFGEHEGWHFYAMKLVEGGDLARQLADGRWPASTRPEQERIAQFLAQVAGAAHFAHQRGILHRDLKPTNSDGNGSMPALPPPRNASDPGFAPTPSPPL, from the coding sequence ATGATCTGCGCGACCTGTGGGCGATCGCTCGGCCACCCCGGGTTCGAGGGCCTCTGTGAAGTCTGCCTCCTGACCTTCGGTTGGATGGGATTCCCGGACCCCGCCAACCCCGGGGACCCGTCCGACGCCCCTCCTTCGGGACGTCCCGGGTTCTGGCGGCGTGTTGGCGACTATGAACTCGGACCCGAGATCGCCCGCGGAGGCATGGGCGTGGTCTATCGGGCCCGGGAGGTGGGATTGGACCGGGAGGTCGCCGTAAAGATGATTCTCGCAGGTCACTGGGCGAGCCCGGAACAGGTTGAGCGCTTCCGCGTCGAGGCACGTGCCAGCGCCCGCCTCGAGCATCCGAACATCGTTCCCATCCTTGCCTTCGGCGAACACGAAGGCTGGCACTTCTATGCCATGAAACTCGTCGAGGGTGGGGACCTCGCCCGCCAGTTGGCGGACGGCCGCTGGCCCGCTTCCACCCGCCCCGAGCAGGAGCGCATCGCGCAGTTCCTCGCCCAGGTCGCCGGAGCCGCGCACTTCGCCCACCAGCGCGGCATTCTTCACCGGGACCTCAAGCCCACCAATTCCGACGGGAATGGGTCCATGCCCGCCCTCCCACCGCCTCGGAACGCCTCGGATCCTGGATTCGCACCAACCCCCTCACCGCCGCTCTGA